One part of the Syntrophorhabdaceae bacterium genome encodes these proteins:
- a CDS encoding MmgE/PrpD family protein: protein MDGGNEKMSLSRQLAEEILGFDARDIPPHVIHQTERLLLDTLGCAIGGYASDANRSLHKLLMELDGPKEATVVGSGIRTSCLNATLANGVMTRYLDYNDAVVIEAENGFRVGYHPSEVIPPILALAERQGLSGLEVIAAIVLGYDLSNRFLEGIVGREMEQRGWNGDTRGAYIMPFVAGRILGLNEEQVVNAVGISGSTHAVLGILDASGEEYTMTKNLRFPAMAYGGILAAMMARQGFTGPENVFEGHDGFVATFLSGDYEPLKLVNPERRYTIMEACIKSIISDYSAQGHLSATLQLVKENDIKPEDVAAVRITASTRCARHTGDPAKKYPGNKESADHSSYYLTAMAILERQLGPSQFSPEKYSDPRVRELIDKVVFEGDPRLDRLFLTAGTSEIATRQGQKYSCQVDFAKGHPKNPLSDEELAVKFTDMAAPYMSTGRIDRITQTIFSLDKVSDIRELNRLMVFEKQD from the coding sequence ATGGATGGAGGGAATGAAAAGATGAGTTTGTCAAGGCAACTCGCCGAGGAGATCCTGGGCTTCGACGCTCGGGACATTCCTCCTCATGTTATTCACCAAACAGAGCGTCTGTTATTGGATACCCTGGGATGCGCTATCGGGGGCTATGCGAGTGATGCAAACAGATCGCTTCATAAGCTGCTTATGGAACTGGATGGCCCCAAAGAGGCAACCGTTGTGGGCAGCGGTATCAGAACATCCTGCCTTAACGCGACACTGGCAAATGGCGTGATGACGAGGTATCTCGATTACAACGACGCTGTTGTCATAGAGGCAGAAAACGGCTTCCGCGTTGGCTACCATCCGAGCGAGGTCATCCCGCCCATTCTGGCCCTGGCAGAAAGGCAAGGCCTCTCAGGGCTTGAGGTTATTGCGGCAATCGTTCTGGGCTACGATCTTTCAAACCGGTTTTTAGAGGGGATCGTCGGACGGGAGATGGAACAGCGGGGCTGGAATGGGGATACAAGGGGCGCTTATATCATGCCTTTTGTGGCCGGCAGGATCCTGGGGCTAAACGAAGAGCAAGTGGTAAATGCGGTGGGGATATCCGGCAGTACCCATGCGGTGCTGGGCATTCTCGACGCCTCGGGAGAGGAATATACGATGACCAAGAACCTGCGATTCCCGGCAATGGCGTACGGGGGTATTCTGGCTGCAATGATGGCCCGCCAGGGGTTCACGGGTCCTGAAAATGTTTTTGAGGGGCATGATGGCTTTGTTGCAACGTTTCTCTCGGGAGATTACGAGCCGCTTAAACTTGTAAACCCAGAGCGACGATACACGATTATGGAGGCATGTATTAAATCTATAATCTCTGATTACTCGGCCCAGGGACACTTGTCGGCAACCCTTCAACTGGTAAAAGAAAATGATATAAAGCCCGAAGACGTGGCGGCGGTCCGGATCACTGCAAGCACGCGCTGTGCCCGCCACACAGGAGACCCGGCAAAGAAATATCCCGGCAACAAGGAATCTGCTGACCACAGCTCCTACTATCTCACGGCAATGGCAATCCTGGAGCGGCAGCTGGGGCCGTCCCAGTTCAGTCCGGAAAAGTATTCCGACCCACGGGTACGCGAGCTGATCGACAAGGTTGTTTTCGAGGGGGATCCCCGTCTTGACCGTCTGTTCCTTACGGCAGGGACATCAGAGATAGCGACCAGGCAAGGACAGAAATATTCATGCCAGGTTGATTTTGCAAAGGGACACCCCAAAAACCCGCTAAGCGATGAAGAGCTGGCGGTCAAGTTTACCGATATGGCTGCACCATATATGTCGACGGGACGCATAGACAGGATTACGCAGACGATCTTTTCTCTGGACAAGGTGAGCGACATCCGGGAATTGAACAGGCTGATGGTATTTGAAAAACAGGATTAA
- a CDS encoding TRAP transporter substrate-binding protein, producing the protein MKQLMRGFAVGLFVIIWLVYGIPANGADKTYKIRLSLYWPPSHHLVKTANYFSDRVKEHTQGRVMVEVYPSGQLYSQSESLKAVSMGSIEMSDEFMGKAETIDPLFGVVQTNMFVLTDYQMLWRYFDHPKFRQIIGDLYTNKMKVKPLFFVASGSYMMLTNSKHPISKPGDLSKMLIRVPSKSILEMINLWGGKGVIMSSGEQIMAMQVGTVDGSWTSLGDGVSRQIWDVQKYAMVFQSCVTHPFVINMRFFNSLPPDLQKGIEKAAQETQDHGRKELEKIEAEQLKVLKSKITVHALTPKETEAWAQTIQPLIDKWVKTTGEKGKTLRDVMVQVRKDVLAGK; encoded by the coding sequence ATGAAACAACTAATGAGGGGTTTCGCAGTGGGTCTGTTTGTCATCATCTGGTTAGTGTACGGCATTCCGGCCAACGGAGCTGATAAAACTTACAAAATACGACTGTCCTTATACTGGCCTCCTTCACACCACCTGGTAAAGACCGCCAACTATTTCTCTGATCGCGTGAAGGAACACACTCAAGGCAGAGTCATGGTTGAAGTCTATCCGTCAGGTCAGCTGTATTCCCAGTCAGAGTCGTTAAAGGCGGTCTCCATGGGCAGCATCGAGATGTCTGACGAATTTATGGGGAAAGCCGAGACCATCGATCCTCTGTTTGGTGTAGTACAGACGAATATGTTTGTTTTGACTGACTACCAGATGCTCTGGAGGTACTTTGATCACCCCAAGTTCCGTCAGATCATCGGAGACCTGTATACCAATAAGATGAAGGTCAAGCCTCTTTTTTTCGTTGCCAGCGGGAGCTACATGATGCTGACAAACTCCAAACACCCCATCAGCAAGCCGGGCGATCTTAGTAAAATGCTGATCCGTGTGCCCTCCAAGTCCATTTTGGAGATGATTAATCTTTGGGGCGGCAAGGGTGTGATTATGAGCTCGGGAGAACAAATTATGGCCATGCAGGTGGGTACTGTGGATGGATCATGGACGAGCCTTGGGGATGGTGTCTCCCGCCAGATCTGGGACGTACAGAAGTATGCAATGGTCTTTCAATCATGCGTCACCCACCCATTCGTTATCAACATGAGGTTCTTCAACAGCCTGCCTCCGGACCTTCAAAAGGGAATAGAGAAGGCTGCGCAGGAGACTCAGGATCACGGGAGAAAAGAGCTGGAGAAGATAGAGGCAGAACAGTTGAAGGTCCTGAAATCCAAAATAACCGTGCACGCCCTGACTCCTAAAGAAACGGAGGCGTGGGCACAGACGATCCAGCCCTTAATCGACAAGTGGGTCAAGACAACAGGGGAAAAAGGAAAGACGTTGCGGGACGTAATGGTGCAGGTGCGAAAGGATGTCCTGGCCGGGAAATAA
- a CDS encoding TRAP transporter small permease — protein sequence MRSDGALFILVDRLSAVAAAFASLGYAMMAAGVFVSVVFRYVFVSPMGWTDEVTRFLLVWCVMLGMAYTLQQGRHIRVTTLVRNFSPKVQRALEFIGDLIALAVLCIFVFKSYQFSAFTKDIGEVSQGSLALPLWCANLALPIGGGLFVLQYLVKIVRTLMGIRGNEDQGHH from the coding sequence ATGAGGTCTGATGGTGCCTTGTTTATCCTGGTAGACCGGCTGAGTGCCGTAGCAGCTGCATTCGCCTCTTTGGGCTACGCCATGATGGCCGCGGGAGTCTTTGTGTCCGTTGTCTTCCGGTATGTTTTTGTTAGTCCTATGGGGTGGACCGATGAAGTAACGCGGTTCCTGCTGGTCTGGTGCGTCATGCTTGGCATGGCATACACGCTGCAGCAGGGGCGGCACATAAGGGTAACGACCCTGGTCAGAAACTTCTCTCCGAAGGTCCAGAGGGCATTAGAATTTATCGGCGACCTGATCGCATTGGCCGTATTATGTATTTTCGTTTTTAAGAGCTATCAATTTTCGGCTTTTACGAAAGATATTGGAGAGGTTTCGCAGGGGTCTCTGGCCCTCCCGCTCTGGTGCGCCAATTTAGCCCTCCCGATTGGAGGGGGACTATTTGTCCTGCAGTATCTTGTGAAGATAGTGAGGACCCTCATGGGTATCAGGGGAAACGAGGATCAGGGACATCATTAG
- a CDS encoding TRAP transporter large permease subunit → MTEGIWVFPLLLVLLLFGLPIGIALFTSALVVLLVNNFDVMNMVLTMYQTLDSFLLSSLPLFMLMANILFRANIGEDLFELLNVFLRRIRGGLSLSALAACGLFAAISGSSAATVLTIGIVAIPAMLSRGYDRKLVFGALGSGGLLGVLIPPSGWMIIYGDIAEVSVGKLFLAGVIPGLILLGIFLIVAYIQSRRTHMQPMEPATWPEKKAALRRAFPAIWLPPIILGGIYSGIFTPTESAAVGCVYAAAISVKRLKIKDLWPIFKDTVVATSMLFLVIKTAVVFGSSLTMMQIPQKLAAIVVEAGLTPIPFIIVMSLVYFVLGLFVDGICMLLLTLPIILPILGALNIDLIWFCIIVVINMEIGCISPPFGVNLFVLMGIVKDAELPEILHGLLPFFLGLVAFLIIVVSFPALSTWLPALLK, encoded by the coding sequence ATGACGGAAGGTATCTGGGTTTTCCCTTTGCTCCTTGTTCTTTTATTGTTCGGTCTTCCTATTGGTATTGCGTTGTTTACATCCGCCCTGGTAGTTTTGTTGGTCAATAACTTTGATGTCATGAACATGGTCCTTACCATGTACCAGACGTTGGATAGCTTTCTCCTGTCGTCTCTTCCGCTCTTTATGCTCATGGCAAATATTCTCTTCCGTGCGAATATTGGAGAAGACCTTTTCGAGCTCCTGAATGTTTTTCTTCGCAGGATACGAGGCGGCCTGTCGCTTTCGGCTCTCGCGGCCTGCGGCTTATTTGCTGCGATATCCGGATCCAGCGCGGCGACGGTTCTGACTATCGGCATTGTTGCGATCCCTGCCATGTTGTCCCGGGGATATGATAGAAAATTGGTGTTTGGAGCCCTGGGGTCGGGCGGATTGCTGGGCGTGTTGATCCCTCCGAGCGGGTGGATGATCATTTATGGCGACATCGCAGAGGTCTCAGTGGGAAAATTGTTCCTGGCAGGGGTGATCCCGGGCCTGATTCTCCTGGGGATTTTTTTGATCGTAGCCTATATTCAGTCCAGGAGGACCCACATGCAACCCATGGAGCCTGCCACCTGGCCCGAAAAAAAGGCGGCGCTGCGGCGAGCCTTTCCGGCGATCTGGTTGCCGCCCATCATACTTGGCGGCATTTATTCCGGTATCTTCACGCCAACGGAATCTGCCGCTGTTGGTTGCGTATATGCTGCCGCCATCTCAGTGAAGCGGCTGAAGATAAAAGATCTCTGGCCTATATTCAAAGACACCGTCGTTGCAACGTCCATGCTTTTTCTCGTGATCAAGACCGCAGTGGTCTTTGGCTCGTCGCTGACCATGATGCAGATCCCTCAAAAGCTGGCTGCAATTGTTGTAGAAGCGGGCCTGACGCCTATCCCGTTCATCATCGTGATGTCCCTGGTCTATTTTGTGCTCGGATTGTTTGTTGACGGGATCTGCATGCTGCTTTTGACCCTCCCTATTATCCTGCCTATTCTCGGCGCTTTGAACATCGACCTGATATGGTTCTGCATCATAGTGGTAATCAACATGGAGATCGGGTGCATCAGCCCGCCCTTCGGCGTCAACCTCTTTGTCCTGATGGGTATTGTGAAAGACGCTGAGCTGCCGGAGATCCTGCACGGGCTATTGCCGTTCTTCCTCGGCCTGGTAGCTTTTCTGATCATTGTTGTCAGTTTCCCGGCCCTGTCAACCTGGCTGCCTGCCCTGCTAAAGTAG
- a CDS encoding alcohol dehydrogenase catalytic domain-containing protein, whose amino-acid sequence MKAWRVYGRGDIRLDEVPIPVPKPGTVLLRIRMLQLSVTEASLLLEGDLAARKWEDRCREHGPLQMFGHEFCGEVVEVGAGVNDLMVGDRVFWGRMIPCGDCALCKAGYGALCLKGPHLGTDTSGCLAEYAIVPAGFLVKVPETVTDSEAAALEPLFATFVHVAAAGISIGDTVAILGQGVMGLNCLQLIRFLGAGKVIAVDIRGDILDLSRRLGADITVDASDCDSAESILDATNGVGADVVFDCAGGNPRFGLAGNATLATATRVVRDCGTIIVVGLQVSGGGGLDTAPLSRGVQYKSVRICSDKEVAWVVGLVASKRISLAPLITYTLEGIESVKQAFEMTANKRKYGAINPPQVRLV is encoded by the coding sequence ATGAAGGCTTGGAGAGTGTATGGACGGGGAGATATCCGGCTTGACGAGGTTCCCATTCCCGTACCAAAGCCAGGAACCGTGCTTCTCAGGATCAGGATGCTGCAGCTCAGCGTTACCGAGGCCTCGCTTCTTCTTGAGGGCGACCTCGCGGCCCGGAAGTGGGAGGACAGGTGCCGTGAGCATGGTCCGCTTCAGATGTTCGGCCACGAGTTTTGCGGGGAGGTTGTTGAGGTTGGTGCGGGTGTCAACGACCTTATGGTGGGGGACAGGGTCTTCTGGGGACGCATGATACCGTGTGGTGACTGTGCTCTCTGCAAGGCCGGGTACGGGGCACTGTGTCTGAAGGGCCCACACCTGGGTACTGACACGTCTGGTTGCTTAGCAGAGTATGCAATCGTTCCCGCAGGTTTTCTGGTAAAAGTCCCCGAAACAGTCACGGACAGCGAGGCTGCTGCCCTGGAGCCTCTTTTCGCTACTTTCGTCCATGTGGCGGCAGCCGGCATCTCGATAGGCGACACCGTGGCCATCCTTGGCCAGGGCGTGATGGGGTTGAACTGCCTGCAATTGATCCGCTTCTTAGGGGCGGGCAAGGTGATCGCGGTGGATATACGCGGCGACATATTGGATCTCTCCCGCCGACTTGGGGCAGATATCACCGTTGACGCGAGCGACTGCGATTCGGCCGAATCTATTTTAGATGCCACCAACGGAGTTGGGGCGGACGTGGTGTTTGACTGTGCAGGGGGAAATCCCAGGTTCGGCCTTGCCGGGAACGCGACGCTGGCTACCGCTACCAGGGTTGTACGAGATTGCGGTACGATCATCGTGGTCGGCCTTCAAGTGAGTGGCGGCGGTGGCCTCGATACCGCACCGTTAAGCAGGGGCGTCCAGTACAAAAGCGTCAGGATCTGCTCGGATAAAGAGGTAGCGTGGGTAGTTGGTCTTGTAGCAAGCAAGAGGATCAGCCTTGCTCCGCTTATAACGTACACGCTTGAGGGAATTGAGAGCGTAAAGCAGGCCTTTGAGATGACCGCAAACAAGCGAAAGTACGGGGCGATCAACCCGCCTCAGGTCAGGCTGGTTTGA
- a CDS encoding VOC family protein, translated as MLKKLHHVGIIEEDFERAIERFKGFGLSCEELIENKETGIKIGFLRIGDAMFEIISHTHPDSGQDPVTSLIRSRKGAINHICFEVDNLDATIQDFEKNGARLVEGCPRTGAYGRTAFFYPDTMEDVLIQLYEISTERA; from the coding sequence ATGCTGAAGAAGCTGCACCACGTGGGGATCATAGAGGAGGATTTTGAACGTGCAATCGAGAGGTTTAAGGGATTTGGACTTTCTTGCGAAGAGTTGATCGAGAACAAGGAGACCGGCATTAAGATCGGCTTTTTGCGCATAGGAGACGCCATGTTTGAGATCATCAGCCACACTCACCCGGATTCAGGCCAAGATCCGGTAACCAGTCTGATCCGCAGCCGTAAAGGTGCCATTAATCATATCTGCTTCGAGGTCGACAACCTGGATGCCACTATTCAGGATTTCGAAAAGAACGGGGCAAGGCTGGTTGAGGGATGCCCGAGGACCGGCGCATACGGCCGCACAGCCTTTTTCTATCCGGACACAATGGAAGACGTTCTTATACAGTTGTATGAGATATCAACAGAACGCGCATGA
- a CDS encoding UxaA family hydrolase yields MIFQGYRRKDGTAGTRNLVLVIPSVGCSQGAAQAIARGLKGVVYIPNILGCGQMAEDRGIVKRTLTGFGANPNVFSVLVVGNGCEENAAPELQKEIARTGKRVEALVIQEEGGTRKTVFKGRQIVKEMLSESARVAREPIPLKELVVGTECGGSDFTSGLASNPAVGIASDMLVAEGATVILSETPELIGAERLVAQRARTAEIGRKILDAVAWWENRVLASGQNIRKSNPAPGNIAGGITTLEEKSLGCIYKGGTGYIEEFLSYASRPSRKGLVYMDTPAHDIEQLTGMMAAGSQVVIFTTGRGTPCGSPIGPVVKVTANRDTYLIMRDNMDMDVSRVLRGKETVRSAGERIFQEIVAVASGKMTRAERLGQRDFAIFKMYVNI; encoded by the coding sequence ATGATATTTCAGGGGTATCGAAGAAAAGACGGTACGGCAGGGACAAGGAACCTTGTTCTCGTGATCCCCAGCGTGGGGTGCTCCCAGGGCGCAGCCCAGGCCATTGCGAGGGGTCTGAAAGGGGTTGTCTATATTCCTAATATCCTGGGATGCGGCCAAATGGCGGAAGACCGCGGCATTGTGAAGAGAACCCTCACCGGCTTTGGCGCAAACCCGAACGTCTTCTCCGTCCTTGTAGTGGGGAACGGATGCGAGGAGAATGCCGCCCCGGAGCTCCAAAAGGAGATCGCCCGCACCGGCAAAAGGGTTGAAGCGCTCGTCATCCAGGAAGAGGGGGGTACGAGAAAAACAGTCTTCAAAGGACGACAGATAGTGAAGGAAATGCTCTCCGAGAGCGCCCGGGTTGCCCGGGAACCGATACCGCTCAAAGAGCTTGTAGTAGGGACTGAGTGCGGCGGCTCGGATTTCACGTCCGGCCTTGCTTCGAATCCTGCAGTAGGTATAGCATCGGATATGCTTGTAGCGGAAGGGGCTACCGTAATCCTGTCTGAAACCCCTGAACTCATAGGCGCTGAACGCCTGGTGGCACAAAGGGCAAGGACAGCGGAAATAGGGAGAAAGATTCTCGATGCCGTAGCCTGGTGGGAAAACAGGGTCCTTGCATCGGGGCAGAACATCCGGAAAAGCAACCCTGCCCCGGGTAACATTGCGGGTGGCATCACCACATTGGAAGAGAAATCCCTGGGTTGCATTTACAAGGGCGGCACAGGTTATATTGAGGAATTTCTCTCCTATGCGTCCCGCCCCTCACGAAAGGGGTTGGTCTACATGGACACGCCGGCCCACGACATTGAACAGCTCACAGGGATGATGGCGGCAGGTTCCCAGGTAGTCATCTTTACCACGGGGAGAGGCACTCCCTGCGGTTCGCCTATTGGACCTGTCGTCAAGGTTACTGCAAACCGGGATACGTACCTTATAATGAGGGACAATATGGACATGGATGTAAGCCGGGTCCTTCGGGGCAAGGAGACGGTAAGGTCTGCAGGAGAAAGGATCTTTCAGGAGATCGTCGCGGTGGCATCAGGAAAGATGACCAGGGCCGAAAGGTTGGGCCAGCGTGACTTCGCTATATTCAAAATGTATGTCAATATCTGA
- a CDS encoding UxaA family hydrolase encodes MGVQPSFSEGIASVHEKGRVKTVRMAGRTKAIVLNGKDNVATALEPLKAGSVVFVAFHGHTERIKLASNIPLGHKFSLEELRQGATVVKYGEPIGLTISKVDRGEHVHIHNVISPPGEA; translated from the coding sequence ATGGGGGTACAACCCAGCTTTTCTGAGGGGATCGCTTCGGTCCACGAAAAAGGAAGGGTCAAGACAGTACGTATGGCAGGAAGAACAAAGGCGATCGTGTTGAACGGAAAGGATAACGTGGCCACAGCGCTTGAACCTCTAAAAGCGGGATCTGTGGTGTTTGTAGCATTCCACGGGCACACGGAGAGGATAAAGCTTGCATCGAACATCCCCCTTGGTCATAAATTCTCCCTCGAAGAACTTAGGCAGGGCGCGACTGTGGTCAAGTACGGGGAACCTATCGGCCTGACCATTTCCAAGGTAGACCGGGGAGAACATGTACATATACATAACGTGATCAGCCCGCCGGGAGAGGCATAA
- a CDS encoding glucose 1-dehydrogenase, translating into MIQQMAGRVALVTGSSSGIGRGVALVFAREGAKVVITGRNSNNGGETVDMIKKGGGDAIFIRADLLQSSHVEELINRTVDAYGRLDYACNNAGVAGTRVPLIEFPEDQWNQVIDMDLKSVWLCMKYEIPQMLKQGKGAIVNISSAAGLKPNKGSTAYSSAKHGVIGLTKMAALEYAEEGIRVNTVCPGAVRTPFVDDLCKKHPEREEWYISTTPMRRMGTPVEIGEAVVWLCSDAASYVTGVTLPVDGGTTQLF; encoded by the coding sequence ATGATACAGCAGATGGCAGGCAGGGTTGCTTTGGTTACAGGGTCAAGCTCGGGAATCGGGCGCGGTGTCGCGTTGGTATTTGCGCGCGAGGGGGCGAAAGTGGTGATTACCGGCAGAAATAGCAACAACGGCGGAGAGACCGTTGACATGATCAAAAAAGGTGGCGGGGATGCAATCTTTATCAGAGCCGATTTGCTGCAGTCCTCCCATGTCGAGGAACTAATAAACAGGACTGTTGATGCTTATGGAAGGCTTGATTATGCTTGCAATAATGCTGGCGTAGCCGGTACCAGGGTCCCGTTGATCGAGTTTCCGGAGGACCAATGGAACCAGGTAATCGATATGGATTTGAAAAGCGTATGGCTCTGTATGAAATACGAAATACCTCAGATGCTCAAACAGGGCAAGGGTGCCATCGTAAACATCTCGTCCGCGGCAGGCCTGAAACCAAATAAGGGTTCAACAGCTTATAGTTCCGCGAAGCATGGGGTCATTGGTTTAACAAAAATGGCTGCCCTGGAATATGCAGAAGAGGGTATCCGTGTGAATACGGTATGCCCTGGTGCAGTTCGTACCCCTTTTGTTGATGATCTCTGCAAGAAACATCCGGAACGAGAGGAGTGGTATATTTCTACGACACCGATGAGGCGAATGGGTACGCCCGTAGAGATCGGAGAAGCCGTTGTATGGCTGTGCTCCGATGCGGCGTCTTATGTTACAGGTGTTACATTACCTGTGGATGGGGGTACAACCCAGCTTTTCTGA